The DNA sequence GCAGTGGGCAGCGGGTATCGGGGTTTGCTGTGTTTCGCCGGGCCACGACGACGCTGGACCGCCAGGAGGCGACGGTGGCGGGGCGTGGCAATGCGGTTTCCCACAGCATTATTCCGTTCGACAATACGGACGGGTTTGTCAGTTCGATGGCGGTGGTCAACTCGTCGGCCAGTTCGCCATTATCCATTACAGTGGTGATTCGCAACCCGGCGGGTACTGTGGTTCAGACCGAGGCGCTCCAATTGCCAGCCAACGGCCATTCCGCCTTTGCGACACCGGCTCGGTTTCCAGTGACTGAGGGCATCAGCGGGTCACTGGAGTTTGTTGCCTCGAACGGTAGCATGCAGGTCTTACCTCTACGTTTCACGCCGAGCGGTGCGTTCACCACCGTGCGTGCGATTGAGCCGTAGCCGGCGATTTCTTCATTGAATTGTGATTCTCGACGAGTGGGTGTCCAGGTCGACCAGCGGTCCGCCGACGCCGACTTGCCCCTTCAACTGGTGGGGTCGCGCGATGTCGTCGGCTCCTGTGGTGGCGGGGCCGGAGACCTTTCCAGAGTTGGACTGCGCGTCGAGCGTGTAGCCTTGCCCCTTGGCCAGTTCCACTTTGAGGGCGCCCGATCTGGCGCGAGCCGTGATGGCCGCCGGGCGGAGTTGCGAGATCTGAATGGCCCCTGAGCCCGTCTCCGCCTGGACCGAACCGGAGACTTGAAGGACGTCGATGCTGCCGGAATGGTTGGTGGCGACGACCGCGCCGTCCACGTTGTCGATCCGGATGCTGCCGGATTGCGTACGGGCACGGACGCCGCCTCGAATCTGGCTGAGCTCCGTTCGTCCAGATCCGGTTTCGACGTCCACCGTGGCTCCCGCATCCACCACCTGGATCCCGCCGGAAGTGGTGCGAGCGGAGAGGGGGCCGCCCGGTTTGCGAATGACAACGGCTCCAGATGAAGTCTTCACGACGACGCCTGTGGTGACATTGCTGATCTCGATGCCGCCCGACGATGAATCGGCCAGAGCCGGCCCGTCGATGCCATCGATCTGAATCCTTCCCGACGACGTATGCGCGTGAACGCGGGTTGCCTGGGGTGTCTCGATCTCAAAATGGATGGTCACGCCTCTTAGAAATGCCGGATCGCTGACGTAGCCGATGCGAATGCGGTTGCCGGTCTGCTCGATAGGCGGATTCTGTGCGAGGGCTTGTATGTTGGCATCCGCGAGGCCAAGATCCACTGCCTTCAGCAGCGGCTTGATGGTGGCTCGAATCCGGACCACCGCAGAGGAACCGGCGGTGACGGTGACGCCCCCGGGGTTGCTGACGACGTCGAGTTCCACCTCCGCCGTTACGGGGAGCGTCCGGTCGACGGTCCTCGTTTCCGATGCCTCAGCAGGGGAACCGGCGAGCAGAATTGCCGCGAAGGTGAGAAGGTGGGTCTTCATTGGTGCAACCCGAACCCGGCTGGCCGCGCAGACGCGCCCAGCCTGCCTTGATGCTAGCACCCGGGTCCGCGGTGGCGGGCTTGGGTGCTCTCCTCTGTTTTGGCCGCGACCGCAGATGGGCCGCTACTCATAGCGCAGGGCGCGTAAGGGATCGAGCGAGGCGGCGCGCCTGGCAGGGATCACACTCGCCGTCAGGGCTATTGACACAAGCAGAGCTGGGATCAGGAGGAAGGTCAAGGTGTCTGTTGGGCTGACGCCGTAGAGCAGACTGGCCGCTACGCGGCTGAGCGCCAGAGCCACACAGAGCCCTATGGCGGAGCCGGTCAACGTCAACAGTAGTCCCTGTCTCAGGATCATGCCCAGGACTTGGGTGCGGCGTGCACCCAGGGCCATGCGGATGCCGATTTCCTTGGTACGGCGGGCCACTCCGAAACTGATGACCCCATAGATCCCGACTGTTGAGATGAGCAGGCCCATGAGTCCGGCAAACCCGAAGAGCAGGGCCGCGGCCTTGGGCAGAAGCAGAGCCTGGGCCAGTTGCGTTTCCATGGTGCGGACGTCGAAGACCGCCAGTGTGGGGTCGACGTTGCGGAACGTCTGGCGGAGTAGCGGCGCGTAGGCGGCGGGATCGCCCTTGGTGCGGATGATGAGGCTGATGCCGGAAAGGGAGTCGTTGCCACGCAGATCCTTCATCAACGGGAAGTAGAGGCAGGGTGTGGGTTCCTCGCCGATGGTGCGCGACTTCGTGGTGGCAACCAGACCCGTGATGCGGACCATCCGACCTAGGTAAGAGATGCGCCGCCCGATGGGGTTCTGGTTGGGGAAGGCCTTGGCGGCCAGGGCCTGGTTGACGATCACTGTGTCGTCCTGGGGTTCTCCTGGCGGGAAGTCGGCGCCTTCCAGCATCCGGATTCCGAAGGTCTCGAAGAAGCGTGGGGCCACGGAGTAAATGTGGGCCTTGATCGCACTGCTTTCCTTGTCGGCGAGCTTGTCTTCCGGGACGAAGGCGTTCTGGGTGCCTTCCAGATTGAGCGGGATGCTGTTGCCGAGGGTGACGGATTCCACGCCCTGGATCGCACTCGCGTTCTCCAGGAGGGCGTCCAGGAGGTGACGGGTCTGTGCGGCCGTGTAGCGGTTGAGACTGGGATCGAAGGCGGCGATCAATAGACTGCGGTGGGTGAAGCCGGGGTCGATGTGGCTGGCGGAGTTCAGGCTGCGCAGGAAGAGTCCGGAGCAGAGGAGGAGAACCATGCAAATGGTGACCTGGGCGACTACCAGGATATTGCGGAGTCCAAAGCGGCGCGACGCACCGAGGCGCACCTGCTCGTCCTTGAGCGAACCGACGAGGTCGGGCTTGGTGGCGCGCCACGCGGGCACGGCTCCGAAGATGACTCCGGTGAGGGCGGAGAGGGCGACGCAGAAGAGCAGGACGCGATAGTCGAGGGCGATGGAGAAGTCGACCGGCATGGCCAGTGGGATGCGTGCGTGGCTCAGGGCAGTGACGCCGATGTGGGCGATGGCGTAGCCCCCGAGGCCACCCAGAAGCGCGAGCATCAGACTCTCGGTGAGCAGTTGCCGGATGAGGCGGACGCGGCCGGCGCCGATGGCAAGGCGCGTGGCGATCTCGCGATGGCGAGCCGAAGCGCGGGCGAGCAGGAGGTTGGCTACGTTGGCACAGGCGGTGCAAAGGATCAGGCCGGCCACGGTGAGCAGGATGAAGAAGAAGAGGACGATGGCTTTGCGGAAGCCGGGATTCACCTGGCCGGCGCGCTCGATGTGGAAGGCGCGGTCGCGGTTGGTGGCGGGGTAGGCGGTTGTCAGGTGGTGACCCACGGCCTCGACTTCCGAGGCAGCCGCGCTCAGGCTGATGCCGCCGCGGAGGCGGCCAGCGGCGAGCAGCCATTGACTGCCGCGACTGTGGAGACGGTCGCCGCCCATGCCGACCTGGGCGAGGCTATCGAGCATGGAGAAGGGCAGCCAGAAGTCGGAGTAGAACATGCTCTCCGTGCCCTGGAAACCGGGAGCCGTGACACCGATGACCGTCACCCTCTGGCCGTTCATGACGATGCTTTGGCCGAGGATGGATGGATCGGCGGAAAAGCGCGATTGCCAGAGCTGATGGCCGAGGACGACGACAGGTGCTTCACCCGGCTTGTCGTCGCGATCGGGATTGAAGCC is a window from the uncultured Paludibaculum sp. genome containing:
- a CDS encoding DUF4097 family beta strand repeat-containing protein, whose product is MKTHLLTFAAILLAGSPAEASETRTVDRTLPVTAEVELDVVSNPGGVTVTAGSSAVVRIRATIKPLLKAVDLGLADANIQALAQNPPIEQTGNRIRIGYVSDPAFLRGVTIHFEIETPQATRVHAHTSSGRIQIDGIDGPALADSSSGGIEISNVTTGVVVKTSSGAVVIRKPGGPLSARTTSGGIQVVDAGATVDVETGSGRTELSQIRGGVRARTQSGSIRIDNVDGAVVATNHSGSIDVLQVSGSVQAETGSGAIQISQLRPAAITARARSGALKVELAKGQGYTLDAQSNSGKVSGPATTGADDIARPHQLKGQVGVGGPLVDLDTHSSRITIQ
- a CDS encoding ABC transporter permease — encoded protein: MLRRWQRRLRYWWTSGDRARLLDEEMQFHLDMKIHELMEDGMKEPDARAAARRQLGNLMRQQEDARDTWIARWLSDLLQDTVFALRTIRKQPGFAAAASLSAALGIGACSLIFGIANHALLRPLPVDEPSRLVSLTGRSLRSGRSGGSLAYPDFADLRQAHSFQALTAFFPFMPAAIASGGEPRRYWGSVVTANYFDVVRPAFSIGRGFNPDRDDKPGEAPVVVLGHQLWQSRFSADPSILGQSIVMNGQRVTVIGVTAPGFQGTESMFYSDFWLPFSMLDSLAQVGMGGDRLHSRGSQWLLAAGRLRGGISLSAAASEVEAVGHHLTTAYPATNRDRAFHIERAGQVNPGFRKAIVLFFFILLTVAGLILCTACANVANLLLARASARHREIATRLAIGAGRVRLIRQLLTESLMLALLGGLGGYAIAHIGVTALSHARIPLAMPVDFSIALDYRVLLFCVALSALTGVIFGAVPAWRATKPDLVGSLKDEQVRLGASRRFGLRNILVVAQVTICMVLLLCSGLFLRSLNSASHIDPGFTHRSLLIAAFDPSLNRYTAAQTRHLLDALLENASAIQGVESVTLGNSIPLNLEGTQNAFVPEDKLADKESSAIKAHIYSVAPRFFETFGIRMLEGADFPPGEPQDDTVIVNQALAAKAFPNQNPIGRRISYLGRMVRITGLVATTKSRTIGEEPTPCLYFPLMKDLRGNDSLSGISLIIRTKGDPAAYAPLLRQTFRNVDPTLAVFDVRTMETQLAQALLLPKAAALLFGFAGLMGLLISTVGIYGVISFGVARRTKEIGIRMALGARRTQVLGMILRQGLLLTLTGSAIGLCVALALSRVAASLLYGVSPTDTLTFLLIPALLVSIALTASVIPARRAASLDPLRALRYE